Genomic DNA from Mycolicibacterium helvum:
ACAGTTCGATCTTGGCCTTCTCGGCGGCTTCACGAAGCCGCTGCATGGCCATCTTGTCCTTGGTCAGGTCGATGCCGCTGGTGCCCTTGAACTTGTCCACGAGCCATTCGACGATCCGGTCGTCCCAGTCGTCGCCACCGAGGTGGTTGTCACCCGAGGTCGCGCGGACCTCGACGACACCGTCGCCGATCTCCAGCAGCGAGACGTCGAAAGTGCCGCCACCGAGGTCGAACACCAGGATGGTCTGTTCCTTGCTGCCCTTGTCCAGGCCGTAGGCCAGGGCCGCGGCAGTCGGTTCGTTGACGATGCGCAGCACGTTGAGGCCGGCGATCTGGCCGGCTTCCTTGGTGGCCTGACGCTGGGCGTCGTTGAAGTACGCGGGCACCGTGATGACCGCGTCGGTGATGTCCTCGCCGAGGTAGCTTTCGGCGTCCCGCTTCAGCTTCATCAGCACACGGGCGCTGATCTCCTGCGGGGTGTAGTCCTTGCCGTCGATCTCGACGGTCCAGTCGGTGCCCACGTGTCGCTTTACCGAACGGATGGTCCGGTCGACGTTGGTCACCGCCTGGTTTTTGGCGGGCTGGCCGACCAGCACCTCGCCGTTGCGTGCAAAAGCGACCACGGACGGCGTGGTACGGGATCCTTCGGAGTTGGCGACGACGACAGGGTCGCCACCCTCCAGTACCGCCACGACGGAGTTGGTGGTCCCGAGGTCGATGCCGACCGCACGAGCCATGATGAATCCTCCTGATAGTTACGTCTTTGGATCTGAGCGAACCAGGCTCAAGACTGCCCCCGCCGGTAGGCGGTTGTCAAGCCATAGTTGAGTCTAATTCACTCAAGTTATCAAGACGGTCAACGGCGAGGATTTCAGATTTGTTCCCGGGGACCCGTAGTTGCAGGAATCCGCATGAGATGTCGGACCGTCACTTCACTGTCGGGAACCGGGAGAACGCTATCCCCCGACCTATCGCGAGATGGGTGAACGACTATCGCCCTGGGATGGTCATTCGCCTTGTTTGCCGAACTGAGCGCGGATCGCTTCGGCAGCTTCGGGATTGTCTGCCGCCAGCTGCTGTAGGTACGCGACGACATCACCGACCGTTCGAAGGCTTGCAAGATCTTCGTCGGGGATTTTCACGCCGTACTTGTCTTCCGTCTGGACCGCGATTTCCACCATGGACAGCGAGTCGATGTCCAGGTCGTCGACGAAGGATCTTTCAATGGTCACTTCGGCGGGCTCAATTCCGGTGACTTCCTCGATGATTTCGGCGATGCCGGCGACGAGTACTTCTTGGGTGATGGTCATGAGCGTCCTTCTCGGTTGCATTGGTGCTATCAGGGTTTGATGGTGTGGGTTCAACGTCGCATGGCCAGGCGCTCTCGGAGGTGGTGCGCTGCGACGTGGCCGAGGAAAACCGGTTCGAGTAGACGTTTCGGTGGGTCGATGAAATTGGCTACGCGCATGAGGCGTTCGGTGATGACCATGTCGTCGGCTGCCGATTCGAGGATTTTGCGGCGGGCCCATCCGACCGCACGCTTCAAGACCGGAGCGGGTGACCGGTCGGCTCCCACGGATGCCTGATCTGCATTTGAGGTCCATACCGGTTTGGTGATGGCTGCGACGGCCGCGTAGAACGACTGCGGGTCAACGGGATTGGCGCGACGGAGTTGGGCACGCAGCGTATCTCCATGAAGAGTTGCCATGGTCATGCCTTGACCATTGATGGGATCGAGGCTGCACAGCGCATCGCCTAGAACCACCAGACCGTCCGGGTAGCGTGTCGCCTGGTCGTAACGCCGCCACACGCCTCCGGGATAGCGGTACGTCATCACCTCGGTGAGCGGTTGCGCGCGCCCCAGAGCCGGTTGGACGTGAGACGGGATGAAGTCCTGCGCGAGGATCAGCATGTCGGCGAAATCGGTTGGTGCGTATGCCAGGTCGCCGACGCGGCCGGCGATGGTCAACATCCATATGTTGTTCTCGCAGGCCACGAGGCCACCGCGTTGGGCTTTGCCCTCGGGTAGGACGAGAATCATCCGTTCCAGGAAGCTGTCCTGGTCTGGGATCGCGATGAGTTGAGTGTGGTAGATGCCGTCGGCGGTGAATGTCTGCTCTGGAGGTCGGGGGTAGCCGAGCCGCTCCAGCAACAGCGGTGTGCGGGTGGCCCGGCCGGTGGCGTCGACGATCAAGTCGGCGCTTAGCGTCTCCGAGCTTTTTGAGTCGCGGACGCCGACGCTGATACCGGTGACGCGATTCGGTTCGGTGGCGATGAGTTCGCCCACGTCCCGACCATCGAGGAACGTGACGTCGGGCATCGCTGCTACCCGCCGGCGTAGATGAAACTCCAGGAAAGGTCGGCTGGCCAGGTAGGTGACCAATGCCGTCGGGTCCGCCGCTGGACCGCTTCGATTGAAGGTGTACGGGCCTATTCGACTGTAGATCCGTCGCATGTCGGAGTCGTCAAGGACCACAGCACCGGCGTCCGTCAGGTCGGCTAGGAAGCCTGGATGTAGCTCCTCCAGAATCTGGGAGCCGCGACTGAGCAAGCTGTGCAGATGCCGTCCCTGCGGCACCCCACGTCGATCAATGGGACTGTCGGGCAGAAGGTCTCGCTCCACCACCGTCACGGAGGCGTACTGCTCGGCAAGCACCGACGCGGCTACGAGGCCTGCGATACCCGCGCCGAGGACAACGGCGTGATCGTTCACTTCGGCCTCCTAGAACCGCACTACCGACGGTTCGTCGATTACATACTGCAAGTCGGTATACGACTGTTGGTCGATGAGTATTATCGGGATGGTGAGCGACGTCAAGGTCAGTCGGCGCGAAAGATATGCCGCACAAACGTGTGAAGCCGTACTCGGATCAGCCAAGACGTTGTTCGTGTCCAAGGGTTTCGACGCGACGTCCGTCGATGAGATCGCCGATCTCGCACAGGCGAGCAAAGGGGCGGTCTACCACCACTTCCGTGACAAACAGGCCATCTTCACCGAACTGTTCCGCGCCAGCCAGGAAGCGGTGACGGCCAAGGTGATCGAGGCGATGCCTAGCGTGGCCGAAGAGCCGTGGGCAAAGGTGCAGACGGCAATCCGCCTGTTCCTTCACGGCTACGTCGCCGACGACGATGCCCGCGCACTCCTTCGGCAGGTGGTGAGCGTCTTGGGTTGGGATCGCGTACGGGAACTCAACGAACAGCAGACGCTGCCCTTTCTGCGCGCGACCCTCGAGAACTTCGTGGCCAACGGCTACGCCCGCCCGGTCCCGATCGAGGCCACCGTCGAACTCTTCTTCAGCATGTTCTACAACGCCGTCTTGTTCATCACCGACGCCAAAGACCCCGATAAGGCTTCAACCGAGGTCGAGACGGTCATCTTCTGTGCGCTCGAGGGGCTCAAACCCTCCCCATAGATGATGTCCCCACAATCTGGTGCGGGCCGAATGGAGGTTGGGCACGCGGCCCGCATCTCTGGTAGCTAATCTGAGGCTTTGACCTGATCGCCTGTTACGGATCAAAGGGTTCGCCGGCCTGTTGGCACGTCTGTCATGCTCACCCTTTTCCTGCAGCGTTACTTGCCCCCTAGCCACGTCTGCTGGTGGACAGTGGGGTCGACGCCGGAAGCCGAGTTCGTGCCTCGTAAGCGGCGGGGCACCTATAGCCCGGGTGTAGCGAACACGAAGAGTGCCATGAAGGCGACGTTGATGAAGAACGCGGCTTCTACGAGGCCGACCGTGATCAAGAATGGTGTGAACATGCGGGATTGGGCTTCGGGCTGGCGGGCGACTCCCGCGACGAGTTGCGCGCCGGCCATGCCGTCACCAATTCCGGCTCCGATCGCGCCGCCGGCCATCATGACTCCACCGCCAAGGAGTCCTCCGGCGGTGATGATCGCCTTGACGATTTCGGGATCTGCGGCCATGGCGTCCTCCTAGTGAGTGGATTGGTGGAGCAGGTTTTCGACAGTGTCGACTACGCGTGCGGCACCGTCCTCGCCAGTGATACGCGCGGCGAGTTGCTTTGTCTTATTCGCGATTTGGTGGTCGGTGACGGCCGCGCGGATGGCGTCGGAGAGCTTGTCTGCGGTCAGTGCGCGTTGCGGGATCGTCGCGGCACTGGCACCGAGGTCGCGTAAGCGCCGCGCCCAGAAGGGTTGATCTCCGACGGGCCCGGGTAGGGCGATGGTAGGGACGCCGGAGCGCAGGGCGGCGGCGGTGGTCCCGGCGCCGCAGTGATGGGCGACGGCGGCCATTTGAGGGAATAGCCAGTGGTGGGGTGCTTCGCCGATCGTGAGGACGTCGTCGCCGGATATCTCGAGGCCTGCCCACCCGGCTTGGACGACACCACGCGTACCCGCCTGCCCCAGCGCACCAGCAATGATGAGGGCCAGCTGTTCGGCACGCGGTGCGGTGATCACGGTGCTGCCGAGGCCAATGAACACCGGGGCTGGGCCGGCGGCCAGGAAATCGGTCAGCGCCTGCGGTGGCTGCCATCCCGGTGTCGGCGGCGGCCACCAGTACCCCACGACCTGCAGGTCGGCCCGCCAATCGGCCGGTCGCGGGAGGAAGGTGGGCGAATAGCCGTGCAGGATGGGCCAGTTCCCCAGAGTGCGCCGACGTCGTAGCGCCCGCGCCGAGATCTTGGGCAGCCCGAGGTCGCGACGGAACCCGGCGACGACCCCGCCGTAGAGGCGGTCGATGACCCACCCGGCGGTATCGGCCGCCGCCCGGTTACCCATGGCGCCCATGGACCAGGCGCCCAGCACAGTCGGCGGGTAGGCGGCCGTGGCCGACAGCGGCTGCAGTCGCACCCCGAGCGACGGAATTCCTTTGGCTTCGGCGAGCGGATGTCCAGCCAATTCCGACAATGGCGACAGCAGCAGGATGTCGGCGGGTATATCGCTCAACGCGTCCAGAATTAACTGACCTGTTTTGCGCACTCCTCGGGGCGTGAAGATCGCGGCGAGAGTCTCTCTTGAGGTCGCGTCGGCGTGATCGATACCTGGGGTGAAGTCAGCGGGTAGCTCACAAAATTCCAACCCACACTCCGTGATCAGGCCGGCAAACGGCGTGTACGCGGCCACCACGACCCGGTGCCCGGCTTTCTGCAGGGCCACCCCCACCCCTGCAAGGGGGGCGACGTCGCCATGGCTGCCGACGGCGGCGATCGCCACGGTGCTCATTGCCCGCTGCTCACGACGCGTCCGAAGATCTCGACCAGGTCTTCGCCGTAACCTCGTGCGTCATAACCGGGTTCGCGCAGAATTTTCTCCACCACGGAGTTGACGGCTCCGCGAACCGCCATCGCCGTCGATTCAAGGGGAAAGTCGCCGAACTCGCCGTTGCGCTGCCCGGCAGCCAAGATTGCCATGGGATCGAGCACGGTCAGCTGCTCAGCGACCTCCGGGCTAAGTCCGAGCTCATCGAAGCGCCGTCCGTCGCCAGGCGCAAAGTTCGTGGCCGTCGAGGTCAGCGCTAGAAGCGCAGCTCGGTGCGTGCCGAAGTATTCGATGCAGGAGCGGATGTAGGCGTTGAGCTTGCCTGTTGCGGTGGTCTCGGCATCCAGCGCCGGGGCCACCAGCGCAAGCATCGTTCGGTACATGTGCTCGACGATCGCGTCGACGAGGTTGTCCTTGCTCCCGAAGTGGTAGAGCACCGCACTCATCGCGATACCCACACGATCCGCAATCTTGCGGATCGACGCCTGTGGGTAACCCACCTCGGCGATCACTTCGATCGCGCAGGCCACGATCTGCGCCTTACGCGCAGTCCGGGTGAACGACTCAGGCCGCTCGTCCTTGGATCCCATAAACCGAACATAGATCGGCCAAACCAAGAATAGTAGAGGTGATCTAATATCAGATCATCTGATCAAAACTATATCCCTGGCAGTGACTTCTGAATCGGAGTTTCCAGATCGGGCGACTTCTCAGTCCGCCGCCACCACACCCGTCACTCCGCCGATGGCAGGCGCACGCCGGTCGCCAGTTCGGCGTACTCGCGCATCAATCGCAGGGCTGTCTGCCGGTCGAGCGCCGGGTCCCGCGCCACGATGCGATATCCGAGGTAGTCCTCTAACGACATCAACGTCATCGCGATGTCACGGGCAGGCGACCCGAGGCGAAACGCTCCGGCCCGCTCACCGTCGGTGAGCACGCGGGCATAGAGATCCACCTGCCGGTGATAGATCCCCTGGACGTCGCGACGCTGGTCCAGCTCGAAGCCTGCGGCGAGCACCGCCCGCCAAATAGACCGCCATTCCGCATCCTCCGGCCCCGCCGGGAGTCCCGCGGCGATGGTCAACGCCAGTTGCGTGGGGGCGTCATCGGTGCGCTCGACGACTGCGAGCCGCTCGTCATAGAAGCGAACGTCGGACCGCAGGGCCAACTCCGACAACAGTTGATCCATGTCCTTGAAGTAGTAGCGGACGGCATTGGCCGTCAGCCCAAGTTCGGCAGCAACGTCGGCGATCTTGAGGCTCGCTAGATCGTGTCGTTCGATCAAAGCAATTGCGGCATCAAGGATTTCACTGCGGCGCTCAACTCGTCGACTAGGCCGTGCCACCGGTCGTCCACTTCCTCTTGGCAGTCCAGCCGATTCGGCTCGTATGGGGCGAGGGTACTCGGCACCCCGCACTCACCTCGAGCGTGCCCCACACCCATTTTTGCGTTTCTCTTGCGAAATCCGCACCCGGCGCGCATTCTTTTCCAACTAAGAAAAGAACCCACTGATCTGGAGGAACACGTGCGGGCCCGAGATCTCGGCGTCGTCATCGGTGAACATCCCACCGGGCCGAACAACGCCATCACCGACGTCTCCGGGGTGCGTGTCGGACACACCACGTTGGATCAGGTGGGCCCGCCCGCCGTCCACACCGGGGTGACCGTCGTCGTCCCGCACGACGACATCTGGACCCAACCCCTCTTCGCGGGGGCACACCGACTCAATGGCAGCGGCGAGTTCACCGGCCTGGAATGGATTCGCGAATCGGGTGAGCTCACGTCAGCCATCGCCCTGACCAACACCCATAGTGTCGGAGTCGTCCGCGACGAATTGGTCTCCGCGCAGGTGAGTGTCCGTGGCGAGGGGCTCTATTGGTCGCTCCCGGTCGTCGGCGAGACCTACGACGGAGTGCTCAACGACATCAACGGCCACCACGTGCACCCCCAACACGTGCGGTCTGCGCTGGACTCCGCACGCGGCGGGCCCGTCGCGGAGGGCAATGTCGGAGGCGGTACGGGGATGATCTGCCACGGCTTCAAGGGGGGTATCGGCACCTCGTCTCGGGTCACCGACACCGCCGCGGGCCGCTACACCGTGGGCGTGCTGGTCCAGGCCAATCATGGCCGGCGCGAACGGCTCCGCGTCAACGGCGTACCCGTGGGCGAAGTGATCGGGCCCGACGTGGTGCCTCTGCCCGAGGTCTCCCCGCGGTATGAGGCGGGTTCAGGCTCGATCATCGTCATCGTCGCAACCGATGCACCCCTGCTGCCGCACCAATGCACCCGCCTGGCGCAGCGGTCAGCGCTCGCCGTCGGACGACTGGGCGGTAGCGGCGAACAATACAGCGGCGACCTGATGTTGGCATTCGCCACGGGCAACCGTGGCATTCCGCCCTATGCCTGGGACGAGGACCCGGCCACCGCGACGCCCGAAGTGCCACTGCGGATGGTCGCCCCGCAGCTGATGACCCGCCTCTTCGATCTGACGATCGAAGCGACCGAAGAAGCGATCGTGAACGCGTTGACCTCCGCCACCACGATGACTGGACACCACGGCATGACCGCATATGCGCTCGACCACAACCTGTTTCGCGATTCCCTCACGCCGACCCAGCAACAAATCCGTCGATCATAGGAGCCCCGGTGACAGAACGAACGATCCCAGCACAGGGCCGCCGCCTGACCGGAAGGCTCGGTACCGCCGGCATCGTCTTCATGGTCATCGCGGCCGCCGCGCCGTTGACCGTCATCGGGGGCAACATGCCGCTGGCGATGGGCATCGGAAACGGGGCGGGTGCTCCAGTGGGCTTTCTGATCGCGGCGCTGGTGCTGCTGCTCTTCAGCATCGGCTTCGTGGCCATGACACCGTACGTTCCCGAGGCCGGCGCCTTCTTCTCCTATGTGACCGTGGGCCTTGGTCAGCGCATGGGCAAAGGGATAGCGGTGGTCGCACTCATCGCCTACACCGCCATCCAGGTGGGAATCTACGGCTATATCGGGTGGGCAATGGCCGATACCGTCGGCTTCTATCACGGCCCTGAAATCCCTTGGCCCATATACTCATGCGCAGTTCTCGCGATCGTCGCAGTGCTGGGTTACCGCCACATCGAACTCAGCGCCAAAGTTCTCGGCGTCGCCCTCGTTCTCGAGATCGGCATCGTCGTGCTGCTCGACCTCGCGATCGTCTCGAGTCCCGGCCCCGCGGGCCTGACCCTGGCCCCGTTCCAGCCCGACGTCTTCACCCACGGGGCATTGGGTATCGCCGTTCTCTTCGCACTCACCGGTTTCATCGGTTTCGAGGCCACCGCGGTGTTCCGCGACGAGGCCCGCGACCCCGCGCGGACCATCCCCCGGGCGACGTACGCAGCCGTCCTCATCATCGGCGCCTTCTACGCGCTGACCTGCTGGGCCTTCGTCGTCGCGGTGGGTCCTGACCAGGTCGCCGCCGTCGCGCAGCACACCCTCGCCGGCGACGGCAACATGTTGTTGGACACGACCGAGGCAAGCCTTGGCCGCCTGGGTCGGGACGTCGTCAACGTCTTGCTGCTGACCAGTCTCTTCGCCTGTGTGTTGTCCTTTCACAACGTCATAGCCCGCTATCAGTTCGTGCTCGCCGGAAAGGGCTTGCTTCCCGACCGGCTCGCGACCGTGCATCCGCGGCACCACTCCCCAGCGTTCTCCTCGCTGGTGCAGACCGTCACGGCCGCGCTTATCCTCGGAATCCTCGTTGCCCTCAGGATCGATCCCCTGGTCGGAGTCTTCGGTTCGATGGCCGGAGTGGCGACCGTCGGCATGGTGCTGCTGATGACGGTCACGTCAGTAGCTGTCCTCACCTACTTCGTGCGCCATCGCGAACAGGCCGGCGGACGTACCTGGCAGACTCGCATCGCACCGGTACTGGCCTGTCTCGGCTTGCTGGCCAGCATGTGGCTGGTACTGACGAACTTCACGCTCGTCACGGGCGGCAGCGCGGCGCTCAGCACGGTGCTGGCGGCCGTCCCGTTCGTCGGGCTTCTCCTTGGCGCCCTGGTATGGCGACCGGGCACGGTCGATATCTGAAACCGCCCAGCGCGCAGAGTTACTTGACACGAACGTATCTCGGCGGCCGGCGGATCACGCCAGACGCGCCTCTCAAGAATCCGAAACTCAACGGCGGCGTGGATTTCCGAGAATGTGTCCCCGTTTTTCCATCGCCCGGCACGGGTTCGTCACTGACGCCGATTTTTGACGAAACCGTCAGAGTTTGACCGCAACTTGGACCAACTGCCAGACACATCGGGCAGGTCACGCTACCTATAGACGAATGGGAGCAGCGGCGCATGTGGGTCGGGTCGGCGGGTTAGCGGTAGCACTGGGGATCGGGGTCGCGATCGTCTCCGGAGCGGGACAGGCCGCAGCCGCCCCGTCGGATTCGTCGTCGTCCTCGTCCACCGCCCATCACGCCGGCTCGGCCCGCACCTCACCGGCCGCGCGAACCAAGACCGATTCGGCCACGGCAAGCAAGGTCGCGCAGCCGGTAGCCGTTCGGCCCGCCTTGGTCCGGGTCGGCGCGACAGGTGCGGTCACCAAAGCGCGTTCGGCGGTCGATGACAGTCCCGCGACCCCCGCCGACAACCCGGTGACGCTGGCGCTGGCGGCAGCATCCCGCCGGGAGTCGGTGGCCCCCACCCAGCGCACGCTCGCCACGCCCGCGACTCAGGCCACCGCCGCCGTCGCGCCCGCCACCCCCTCAGACGTCGTAGCGATCCCACAAACTCCTCCGCTGGCGTTCCTGCAGCACATACCCGTCCTCGGACCGGTCCTGTTCACCCCGATCGTGGCGTTCATCCACCAGATCCCGATCTTCGGTGACATTCTGCATCCGTTGCTCGGCTACCCGGTCCAGCCCGGCGCATCGCCGAACGCCGCGCAACCGCGGGACGTGAAGGTGGTCTCGTTCGACGGCACCGAAATCTACGTCCATTTCATGCCGGCCACCGGACTACAAAAGGGCGATCAGGCACCGACCATCTTGGACGGCCCCGGTCTGGGGATGCCCGGCCAGACCAGCATCTACGGCAGCTTCCTGGACGGCGTCCTCACCAATGCTCTTGGCATGCCAAGCATCCTGGACCTGCGCAATGCCGGCTACAACGTCGTGACCTGGGACCCGCGCGGCGAATACAGCTCGGGCGGCACATTGCAGATCGACTCACCGGACTACGAGGCAAAAGACGTCTCGGCGATCATCAGCTGGCTCGCCACCCAACCGGAGGTCGCGCTGGACGGCGATCCCGCCAACCTCGATCCCAAAATTGGCATGGTGGGCGCTTCCTACGGCGGCGGCATCCAATTGGTAACGGCGGCAACCGATCACCGGGTCGACGCGATCGTGCCGACGATCGCGTGGAACAGCCTCAACACCTCTTTGTACAAGGCACAGTCGTTCAAGAGCGGCTGGGGCACGATTCTTGCTGCCGCACTTGTACTCACGCTCGCTCGAACAAACCCGGCGATCATTCCGGCCACCATTTACGGCGACCTGACCGGAACACTGACGCAGGCGGAGCAGGACCTACTGGCCGAGCGCGGACCCAACTACCTGCTGGATCAGATCACCGCCCCCACACTGTTCATCGAGGGCACCGTCGACACCTTGTTCACACTGCAGGAAGCCGACGCCAACGCCCAGGTGCTCATCGACAACGGCATCGACACGAAGGTGTTGTGGTTCTGTGGCGGGCACGGCGTGTGCACCAACGATCTGTTCAACACCGGCGGCACGCTGATCGAGAAACGCACCCTCGCATGGCTCGACCGATACGTCAAGGGCGATACGACGACCTCGACCGGTCCTCAGTTCGAGTGGGTGGACCAACGGGGCCAATACCTTTCGTCGGCGTCCTATGACCTCACGCCGGGCGAGCCGGTCGTCGCGTCCAGCACCAAAGCCCGGGTCCTGCACCTGGTGCCGTTCCTGGGGGCCGGCGGGTTACTCAGAGTGCTGCCCATCGGGTCGTCGCCCGCGATCAATGCACTGAACCTCACGACACCTGCTGTCACGACGACCACCTATGTCGTGGGTGCGCCGCAGCTCAGCTTCACCTACTCGGGTACGGGCAGCGGGAACCACCTCTACGCCCAGCTCGTCGACAACTCCACCGGCCAGGTGCTCGGCAACCAGGTCACCCCCATTCTCGTGACGCTGGACGGAACGGAGCGCACGGTGAATGTTCCACTGGAGATGGTGGCGCAGACACTCAAGCCCGGCCAGAAGGTGACGCTGCAGTTGTTCTCCTCGTCCGCCTCGTACCGGGCAGTCGGGGCGCTGGGTGAGGTCACCGTGTCGAACATCGAGCTGTCACTGCCCACCGTGGACCCGTCGACGGTTTCCGTGGATTCGGTCTAACCAAGACCTACAACTGTGGATCACCCTTGCGGACGTAAAGCCGGGCCAGCGCGAACTGCGCGATAGCGAAAACCCCCAACACACCGCCCACGATCCCGAACGCCCCGTATACGCTCGCGCCCGATGAAAATGCGCCGCCCACAGCGCTATTGATGCCTACCGACACGGCCGTCCGGCCGAACTCCGATGCCGCCGTGACACCGCCGGCGTGTTCGAGCGGGGTCAACTCCTGACGCCAGCGGGTCAGGACCAGCCGGGCGCACACATTGCTGACACCGAACACGAACACCGCCACGACCATGATCGGCAGGTTCACCGGCATCCAGCCCACCGCGAGAACCAACGTTCCCAGCGCCCCGCCGACCACCCAACCGATCCCCGTTTTCTTGTGCCGTGTCACCGTGTACAGCAGCGCGCCGGCAACGCCACCCAGTGCGAACGCCGACCCGATGTGACCGACGGCGGCAGGGTGATGAAGCAGCCCCTTGGCAAAGAACGCACTGAGGATCTTGCGGAGTTCGTAGAGGTGGAACAGCATCAGCCCGACGACGACGAGCAGCAGATAGGGGTGGGCGACAATGTATTTCACCCCTTGCCAGGATCCTCCGTGCGGTTTGACGTCGGCAGCAGCCACCGGCGCCATCGTTGTTTTCGGGATCAGCAGATAGCACGCCGCCGAGACGACGAATCCGATCGGGATCACGATGTGCGGGACGATTCCGTCCGCCCAGACCATCAGTCCGCCGAGCATCAACGGCCCGGCCACCGCCCCCACCTCGAAGGCCACTTCGTAGCGAGAGTTGATCCGGTCCAACAGATCTCGGCGGTGTCCGACCAGTTCGAGGGGAACGGTGTGAATCGCGGTGTCCACATACCCTCGGACCAGTGCCTCGACCGTGTAGAGCCCCATCACGACGGGCAGGGTGGCGAACCCGAAGGCCATCGCGAGTGGGATGCCGGCCAGGATGACGCCGCGCAGGAGCGTCGAGAACACCAGGACGAGTCGGGCGCCCCACCGGTCGGTCGGCCAACCGCCCAGGAATGTGCCGAGCATGTGGACCCCGGTGCCGAACGCGGCGAAGAACGCGGCACTGCCTAACGATCCGGAGAGGTCGGCGACCAGCAGCGGCTGTGCCAGATGCACGGCACTGTTGACGATCTGGGTCAGCAGTAAACCGCTGAGCAACCCGCCGAGCCGGACCGGACTGGTATCGGTATCCAGCCTCATTCGGTCAGCGGCCTGGCATGTGGTCGAACGCGTTGTGCGCGACGAAGGCGGCCGCAGCCAGCAGGAGTACTGCGACGATCCAGCGTCCGTGCACCTTCATGATGCGCTCGTAGCCGTCCTTGATCCGCCCGGCGGCTCCCGGTCGTACGAGCTCGATGACCGTCGGCGCCAGCGCGGGAATAACTGCGATCACCGCGAACACGACAGCACCGAGCGTGCGTTCGCCACGAGCACCGATCTCCAGGATCTGATGACCGGCGGCAATGGCGATCGGGAAGACCTTGGGGTGCAGCCCGCACACCGCGAAGCCCGCCAGTCCGGCGCGGGTAATCCGTTGGCGTGCGGGCAGATCTGCTTTCGGATCCAGCCCGGGGAAACGTTGGACGAGCCGGGCCCGCAGCTCACTCGGTCGGCGCTCGGGCTTGGACACGTCGGCGATCGGCTTGTGCCGGATGGCGCCGAGCGCCCGCCTGACCCCGATTGCCAGCAGTGCGGCCGCGATCAGGATCCGCACGACAAAGCCCGGCCAGGAGGTGTGGTGGGCACTCGACGCACCGGGGTAGCCCGTCAGGGCGGCGATCCCCACACCGATACCGGTGGCGAACGCGATACCGGCGACGGCGCCGGCCGCGAAGGCGAACGTCGCCTGTCTGGGCACCACCTTGTCGCTGGCGACGACCAGTCCCAAGACCAGTGTCTCGGGGCTGAACAACAACGCGAGCGCCAAGGTGGCGATAATGGGTAGGTGTGTGCTCACGGGCACCGCCGCGCTGGCATGGCCGCAGGTTACCGCGCCGCCCGCACTACCGCGCGGCGCTCTGGGAAAGCTGGCGTGCCACCTCGCCATAGCGTTCGAAACGCTCGTCGTCACCGAGCGCGTTGTAGAGCACGATGCGGCTCGCC
This window encodes:
- a CDS encoding CocE/NonD family hydrolase, with translation MGAAAHVGRVGGLAVALGIGVAIVSGAGQAAAAPSDSSSSSSTAHHAGSARTSPAARTKTDSATASKVAQPVAVRPALVRVGATGAVTKARSAVDDSPATPADNPVTLALAAASRRESVAPTQRTLATPATQATAAVAPATPSDVVAIPQTPPLAFLQHIPVLGPVLFTPIVAFIHQIPIFGDILHPLLGYPVQPGASPNAAQPRDVKVVSFDGTEIYVHFMPATGLQKGDQAPTILDGPGLGMPGQTSIYGSFLDGVLTNALGMPSILDLRNAGYNVVTWDPRGEYSSGGTLQIDSPDYEAKDVSAIISWLATQPEVALDGDPANLDPKIGMVGASYGGGIQLVTAATDHRVDAIVPTIAWNSLNTSLYKAQSFKSGWGTILAAALVLTLARTNPAIIPATIYGDLTGTLTQAEQDLLAERGPNYLLDQITAPTLFIEGTVDTLFTLQEADANAQVLIDNGIDTKVLWFCGGHGVCTNDLFNTGGTLIEKRTLAWLDRYVKGDTTTSTGPQFEWVDQRGQYLSSASYDLTPGEPVVASSTKARVLHLVPFLGAGGLLRVLPIGSSPAINALNLTTPAVTTTTYVVGAPQLSFTYSGTGSGNHLYAQLVDNSTGQVLGNQVTPILVTLDGTERTVNVPLEMVAQTLKPGQKVTLQLFSSSASYRAVGALGEVTVSNIELSLPTVDPSTVSVDSV
- a CDS encoding MFS transporter, with the protein product MRLDTDTSPVRLGGLLSGLLLTQIVNSAVHLAQPLLVADLSGSLGSAAFFAAFGTGVHMLGTFLGGWPTDRWGARLVLVFSTLLRGVILAGIPLAMAFGFATLPVVMGLYTVEALVRGYVDTAIHTVPLELVGHRRDLLDRINSRYEVAFEVGAVAGPLMLGGLMVWADGIVPHIVIPIGFVVSAACYLLIPKTTMAPVAAADVKPHGGSWQGVKYIVAHPYLLLVVVGLMLFHLYELRKILSAFFAKGLLHHPAAVGHIGSAFALGGVAGALLYTVTRHKKTGIGWVVGGALGTLVLAVGWMPVNLPIMVVAVFVFGVSNVCARLVLTRWRQELTPLEHAGGVTAASEFGRTAVSVGINSAVGGAFSSGASVYGAFGIVGGVLGVFAIAQFALARLYVRKGDPQL
- a CDS encoding DmpA family aminopeptidase — its product is MRARDLGVVIGEHPTGPNNAITDVSGVRVGHTTLDQVGPPAVHTGVTVVVPHDDIWTQPLFAGAHRLNGSGEFTGLEWIRESGELTSAIALTNTHSVGVVRDELVSAQVSVRGEGLYWSLPVVGETYDGVLNDINGHHVHPQHVRSALDSARGGPVAEGNVGGGTGMICHGFKGGIGTSSRVTDTAAGRYTVGVLVQANHGRRERLRVNGVPVGEVIGPDVVPLPEVSPRYEAGSGSIIVIVATDAPLLPHQCTRLAQRSALAVGRLGGSGEQYSGDLMLAFATGNRGIPPYAWDEDPATATPEVPLRMVAPQLMTRLFDLTIEATEEAIVNALTSATTMTGHHGMTAYALDHNLFRDSLTPTQQQIRRS
- a CDS encoding GAP family protein encodes the protein MSTHLPIIATLALALLFSPETLVLGLVVASDKVVPRQATFAFAAGAVAGIAFATGIGVGIAALTGYPGASSAHHTSWPGFVVRILIAAALLAIGVRRALGAIRHKPIADVSKPERRPSELRARLVQRFPGLDPKADLPARQRITRAGLAGFAVCGLHPKVFPIAIAAGHQILEIGARGERTLGAVVFAVIAVIPALAPTVIELVRPGAAGRIKDGYERIMKVHGRWIVAVLLLAAAAFVAHNAFDHMPGR
- a CDS encoding APC family permease, coding for MVIAAAAPLTVIGGNMPLAMGIGNGAGAPVGFLIAALVLLLFSIGFVAMTPYVPEAGAFFSYVTVGLGQRMGKGIAVVALIAYTAIQVGIYGYIGWAMADTVGFYHGPEIPWPIYSCAVLAIVAVLGYRHIELSAKVLGVALVLEIGIVVLLDLAIVSSPGPAGLTLAPFQPDVFTHGALGIAVLFALTGFIGFEATAVFRDEARDPARTIPRATYAAVLIIGAFYALTCWAFVVAVGPDQVAAVAQHTLAGDGNMLLDTTEASLGRLGRDVVNVLLLTSLFACVLSFHNVIARYQFVLAGKGLLPDRLATVHPRHHSPAFSSLVQTVTAALILGILVALRIDPLVGVFGSMAGVATVGMVLLMTVTSVAVLTYFVRHREQAGGRTWQTRIAPVLACLGLLASMWLVLTNFTLVTGGSAALSTVLAAVPFVGLLLGALVWRPGTVDI